The proteins below are encoded in one region of Nitrospira sp. SG-bin1:
- a CDS encoding ABC transporter permease yields MASLGRGVEGSGERALVRRGVGLEAITIEQGPALAKLPCWEAVQIPGGMFTASRAILTILLLFLIVLEFVPWTQTIQASGKVSAYTPYDRPQQIESRITGRVKAWHIYEGVKVKKGDLVGELEDYDPTFMAPEILPLFEQRKVALEQTRQAALARADQLNKRIGEMRKLVQAAVPSAEARVVEADNKVREAQQKVEQLKIDVHTAQLNVDRHRQLVRDGLVSQRELELTIQTEIGTKAGLQAAQASLLAAEQARSALSFGRDQITADVQQRLMDAIASRDAAVAEAAKATESLADISYRQQGVQQRIEAAKLIAPMDGTVVKMAKVGINETVKQGENLVTISPLASDPAIEMVAEGLDSPLLKPGRKVRILFFGVPAIPLPAWPGLMAGTRGGVIKVVDQIDDGKGNYRFWVVPDPDDPQPWPEQAQVRQGTKVLGWVIMNRVPLWYELWRRFNFFPPDYLQREPSVFEMFAPKVAAPGGK; encoded by the coding sequence ATGGCTAGCCTAGGTCGCGGTGTCGAAGGCAGCGGAGAACGTGCGCTGGTCCGGCGAGGGGTCGGCTTGGAGGCGATCACCATCGAACAAGGACCGGCATTGGCCAAGTTGCCATGCTGGGAGGCTGTACAGATTCCAGGCGGAATGTTCACGGCTTCTCGTGCGATTCTGACGATTCTCTTGCTCTTTCTGATCGTCCTTGAATTCGTACCATGGACACAGACCATCCAGGCGTCTGGGAAAGTGTCAGCTTACACGCCGTATGATCGTCCCCAGCAAATTGAATCTCGAATTACAGGTCGTGTCAAAGCTTGGCACATTTATGAAGGCGTCAAAGTCAAGAAGGGCGACCTCGTCGGTGAACTCGAGGATTACGACCCGACCTTCATGGCGCCGGAAATTCTTCCCTTGTTCGAACAACGTAAGGTAGCGCTTGAACAAACACGTCAGGCGGCGTTGGCCAGGGCGGATCAACTGAATAAGCGAATCGGAGAGATGAGGAAGTTAGTCCAAGCTGCCGTTCCGTCGGCGGAAGCGAGAGTGGTCGAGGCGGATAATAAGGTACGGGAAGCGCAACAAAAGGTCGAGCAGCTCAAGATTGACGTGCACACGGCGCAGCTCAACGTCGACCGGCATCGGCAACTTGTCAGAGACGGACTGGTCTCACAACGAGAACTCGAGTTGACGATTCAGACGGAAATTGGCACAAAAGCAGGTTTGCAGGCAGCACAGGCCAGTTTATTGGCTGCCGAGCAGGCTCGGTCTGCCTTGAGTTTCGGACGTGACCAAATCACCGCGGATGTGCAGCAACGGCTCATGGATGCCATAGCATCGCGCGATGCTGCAGTGGCGGAAGCGGCGAAGGCTACGGAATCGTTGGCGGATATCTCTTACCGGCAACAGGGCGTCCAGCAACGAATCGAGGCCGCGAAACTCATTGCGCCGATGGATGGGACCGTCGTCAAGATGGCGAAAGTCGGTATCAATGAAACAGTCAAACAGGGAGAAAATCTGGTTACTATTTCTCCGCTTGCCTCGGATCCTGCAATTGAAATGGTGGCGGAGGGGTTGGATTCTCCGCTCTTGAAGCCTGGGCGGAAAGTGCGCATCTTGTTCTTCGGAGTGCCGGCCATCCCATTGCCTGCCTGGCCTGGGTTGATGGCGGGTACTCGTGGGGGCGTGATCAAGGTTGTTGACCAGATCGACGATGGGAAAGGAAATTATCGGTTTTGGGTCGTTCCGGACCCGGATGATCCTCAACCATGGCCTGAACAGGCTCAAGTGCGACAGGGTACCAAAGTCTTGGGCTGGGTGATCATGAATCGTGTCCCTCTTTGGTACGAACTGTGGCGGCGATTCAACTTCTTCCCGCCGGACTACCTGCAGCGGGAGCCCAGTGTATTTGAAATGTTCGCGCCCAAGGTGGCGGCCCCGGGTGGCAAATAG
- a CDS encoding 5-(carboxyamino)imidazole ribonucleotide mutase codes for MLTNQRPLVGILGGSKSDFPVLEKSGAILKELGIPYELLVVSAHRTPDRLFEYATSAASRGIKVIIAGAGGAAHLPGMLAAKTDLPVIGVPIPTENLRGLDSLLSIVQMPKGIPVATVAIGGAENAGLLAGQILAGSHPEIAVSIKHYRTAQTESVLNSPEAKGHQTRQPRSR; via the coding sequence ATGCTCACGAACCAGCGGCCGCTGGTCGGAATCTTGGGGGGCAGCAAATCAGATTTTCCGGTTTTAGAGAAATCCGGAGCGATCTTGAAGGAACTCGGTATTCCTTATGAACTCCTCGTCGTGTCTGCTCATCGAACACCGGATCGGCTCTTCGAGTACGCCACTAGCGCTGCTAGCAGAGGAATCAAGGTCATCATTGCGGGAGCTGGAGGAGCGGCTCACCTCCCCGGTATGTTGGCGGCCAAGACCGACCTTCCGGTGATCGGTGTGCCGATACCCACAGAAAACCTCCGTGGCCTTGATTCTCTCTTATCAATTGTCCAAATGCCAAAGGGCATACCCGTTGCCACCGTGGCGATAGGGGGCGCCGAGAATGCAGGCCTTTTGGCCGGACAAATTCTTGCCGGAAGCCATCCTGAAATTGCGGTCAGTATCAAGCATTACCGGACGGCTCAAACCGAAAGCGTTCTCAACTCTCCGGAGGCCAAAGGCCACCAGACTAGGCAACCCCGGAGCCGATGA